The Brenneria rubrifaciens genome has a window encoding:
- a CDS encoding LuxR C-terminal-related transcriptional regulator produces MNENLLYPTQTSVVDYRQKSFTLSHGLPLIATKLCPPRTSEVVLRRERLLSRLDWVHQRSLALVCAGAGFGKTTLLSQWHRALISQGHCAAWLSLDEQDNALHDFRRYLLAALHPYCRGLFSQLEPISPGASLCTEDGFMRNLINSLSQRQTALYLVLDDFHLIRNPVILQDINELVNYAPACLHLLLGSRSLPALPLARMRAGNQMVIIDINDLRFNPSEILAYFTETTHQNLDQAEVQRLLNITEGWIIGIQIAALSSAAADGNALFQTLEGPAGTKQMAHYLQEVVLNPLPPEIQQFLLQTSILNRFTPELCNAVTLRNDGKQMLTFIEQHNLFISPLDEQGGWFRYHVLFAEAQYERLVNGPIKIAELHERASNWLAANGHWAEAIRHALAAGKLDNSAAYAAPSAQSLAEEGDLDTLVRWLQQLPLTEGAHEEHIDLQLNLAWALAHYFRLDEAQTLLNRLQSYFTRHQLSKHLRIKWQVISAISASFAEDIMASEALTRPLLSQIPCGDSWVDGLVCNVLSYNYLAQDRYQEAAEVQQHMPEPSTPQDHLFVSVYRAFILGLNHVRQADLRTGEIYYRQALTQAERLTGAGSCGSATLQALLAEIHYEQDNTLLLDSQVAPHLAKIDIIAPPDALLSAYRALVRRELLRDAGQAKVLLEHAQQVVIGRGWPRLQGMLLAEQIRVSVLHNQRCQAQELMCQLIELSEKNQQTFPLANYLYTSRITAQTQMLIDDGHAGKAARLLWSLAQRLEKRRCILEALRQRALCAVAWWRDGDRQRAGDVLLPVMKLAKSQNLKRSLLDAGDEIYPILHHIQGKVTIGDRSYIANLLGDAPRAEVDPIADWNPLPPLTERENQTLLLIAQGRSNKEIARTMAISVDTVKWHLKNLYGKLEVTSRTQAMSRVRMLSEVDCAE; encoded by the coding sequence ATGAATGAGAACCTTTTGTATCCGACACAAACGTCAGTCGTCGATTATCGCCAGAAATCATTTACACTCAGCCACGGCTTGCCGCTGATAGCAACGAAACTCTGTCCACCGCGCACCTCGGAGGTCGTTTTACGTCGCGAACGGCTGCTGTCACGTCTGGATTGGGTTCATCAGCGCAGCCTGGCGCTGGTCTGTGCCGGCGCAGGGTTCGGCAAAACCACCCTGCTCAGCCAATGGCATCGGGCGCTGATTTCTCAGGGCCACTGCGCCGCCTGGCTGAGTCTGGATGAACAAGACAACGCCCTGCATGATTTCCGGCGTTATCTGTTAGCCGCCCTGCATCCATACTGCCGCGGGCTGTTCAGTCAACTTGAACCCATATCGCCGGGCGCCTCGCTTTGCACGGAGGACGGCTTTATGCGTAACCTGATCAATAGCCTGAGCCAACGCCAAACCGCGCTGTATCTGGTACTTGACGATTTTCATCTGATTCGTAATCCGGTGATTCTGCAAGATATCAACGAATTGGTGAACTACGCCCCGGCCTGTCTGCATCTGCTGCTGGGGAGCCGCAGCCTGCCGGCGCTGCCGCTGGCGCGTATGCGGGCGGGCAATCAGATGGTTATTATCGATATCAACGATCTGCGCTTTAATCCGTCGGAGATTCTGGCGTATTTTACCGAAACCACCCATCAGAATCTCGATCAGGCCGAGGTTCAACGGCTGCTGAATATCACCGAAGGCTGGATCATCGGCATCCAGATTGCCGCCCTGTCGTCGGCCGCCGCCGACGGCAACGCATTATTTCAAACGCTCGAAGGTCCGGCCGGCACCAAACAGATGGCGCATTATTTGCAGGAAGTCGTGCTGAATCCGCTGCCGCCGGAAATACAGCAGTTTTTGCTACAAACCTCGATTCTCAATCGCTTCACGCCGGAGCTGTGTAATGCGGTAACGCTGCGTAATGACGGTAAACAGATGCTGACCTTCATCGAACAGCATAACCTGTTCATTTCACCGCTGGACGAACAAGGAGGCTGGTTCCGCTACCATGTGTTGTTTGCCGAGGCGCAGTATGAACGGCTGGTCAACGGGCCGATAAAGATCGCCGAACTGCACGAACGGGCCAGCAACTGGCTGGCGGCCAATGGTCACTGGGCGGAAGCCATCCGTCACGCTCTGGCGGCGGGCAAGCTGGACAACAGCGCCGCCTACGCCGCGCCAAGCGCGCAATCACTGGCCGAAGAAGGCGATCTTGATACGCTGGTTCGCTGGCTACAGCAGTTGCCGTTAACCGAAGGGGCGCACGAAGAGCACATCGATCTACAGTTGAATCTGGCCTGGGCGCTGGCCCACTACTTTCGTTTAGATGAAGCGCAAACGCTGCTGAACCGGCTACAGTCCTATTTCACTCGTCATCAATTAAGCAAGCATTTACGCATTAAATGGCAGGTTATCAGCGCGATTTCCGCTTCTTTCGCTGAAGATATCATGGCAAGTGAAGCATTGACCAGGCCGTTGCTGAGTCAGATCCCCTGCGGAGATAGTTGGGTGGACGGTCTGGTGTGTAATGTCCTCAGCTATAATTATCTGGCTCAGGATCGCTACCAGGAAGCCGCCGAGGTGCAACAACATATGCCTGAGCCTTCCACTCCTCAGGACCATCTGTTCGTTAGCGTTTACCGGGCCTTTATTCTGGGACTCAATCATGTGCGTCAGGCGGATTTACGCACCGGTGAAATTTACTACCGCCAGGCGTTAACCCAGGCCGAACGTCTGACCGGCGCGGGCTCTTGCGGCAGCGCGACGCTGCAAGCCCTGCTCGCGGAGATCCATTACGAACAGGATAACACCCTGCTGCTGGATTCGCAGGTCGCCCCCCATTTAGCCAAAATCGATATTATCGCGCCGCCGGATGCCCTGCTGAGCGCCTATCGGGCGTTGGTCCGGCGGGAATTGCTGCGCGATGCGGGACAGGCGAAAGTGCTGCTGGAACACGCGCAACAGGTGGTTATCGGCCGTGGTTGGCCGCGGCTGCAAGGGATGCTGCTGGCGGAACAGATCCGAGTCTCCGTGTTGCACAACCAAAGATGTCAGGCACAGGAATTGATGTGCCAGTTAATCGAGCTGAGTGAAAAAAACCAACAAACGTTTCCACTCGCCAACTACCTGTACACCAGCCGTATCACCGCACAGACCCAGATGCTCATCGATGACGGCCATGCTGGTAAGGCGGCCCGCCTGCTGTGGTCGCTGGCGCAACGACTGGAAAAACGCCGTTGCATACTGGAAGCGCTAAGGCAACGGGCTTTGTGCGCAGTAGCCTGGTGGCGGGACGGAGATCGGCAGCGGGCCGGCGATGTGCTGTTGCCGGTTATGAAGCTGGCAAAAAGTCAAAATCTGAAACGCAGCCTGTTGGATGCCGGGGACGAAATCTACCCGATACTTCACCATATTCAAGGGAAAGTGACCATCGGCGATCGGAGCTATATCGCCAATTTGCTAGGCGATGCGCCCCGGGCTGAGGTAGACCCAATCGCCGATTGGAATCCGTTGCCCCCCCTGACCGAACGGGAAAACCAGACGCTGCTGCTGATCGCTCAGGGCCGTTCGAACAAAGAGATCGCTCGTACCATGGCGATCTCGGTTGATACGGTTAAATGGCACTTAAAGAATCTTTACGGCAAACTGGAGGTGACCAGCCGCACCCAGGCGATGAGCCGGGTCAGAATGCTGAGTGAAGTCGACTGTGCTGAATAA